Proteins from a genomic interval of Stenotrophomonas maltophilia R551-3:
- a CDS encoding TetR/AcrR family transcriptional regulator, which yields MTPPPGRREQRKAETRQAISDVATELIIRRGFEAVSMSEIADAAGVSRKTVFNYFASKEDLVFDRDEEARALLREGMAARSGLTPLAAFQSLVHELLDSGHPLLRVNAGAAAFWATVAASPVLVAHARRLQAQLTDDLTQLMAASAGRPDGDAEARLGASMLLASMVTAYGKGLASQLLGEDPREAMVQLIVRGATGVLVALAGTPYTDPDARP from the coding sequence ATGACCCCGCCTCCGGGCCGCCGCGAGCAGCGCAAGGCCGAGACCCGACAAGCGATTTCGGATGTCGCCACCGAGCTGATCATCCGACGTGGCTTCGAAGCCGTTTCCATGTCCGAGATCGCCGATGCCGCCGGGGTCTCGCGCAAGACGGTGTTCAACTACTTCGCCAGCAAGGAAGACCTGGTGTTCGACCGCGATGAGGAGGCCCGCGCGCTTCTGCGCGAGGGCATGGCCGCGCGCAGCGGCCTGACCCCACTGGCCGCGTTCCAGTCGCTGGTGCACGAACTGCTGGACAGCGGCCATCCCCTGCTGCGGGTCAACGCAGGCGCCGCCGCGTTCTGGGCCACCGTGGCCGCGAGCCCGGTGCTGGTGGCGCATGCAAGGCGACTGCAGGCGCAGCTGACCGACGACCTGACGCAGCTGATGGCGGCCTCAGCCGGGCGCCCGGACGGCGATGCCGAGGCGCGACTGGGTGCGTCGATGCTGCTGGCATCGATGGTGACCGCCTACGGCAAAGGACTGGCAAGCCAGCTGCTGGGCGAGGATCCGCGCGAAGCCATGGTGCAGTTGATCGTGCGCGGCGCCACCGGCGTACTGGTGGCCTTGGCAGGCACCCCCTATACCGACCCTGACGCGCGTCCATAG